Part of the Flavobacterium alkalisoli genome is shown below.
AGGCTGCAAACAGAAACAAGGCAGCTTTTAGAAGAGTTTAAGGCGCATAATTCTAATATTATTTTCCAGTTTGAAAACCCTCTTGAAAACGAGGATAACATGCAGGAAGATATGCGTATGCTTTACAGCAGAGGCCTTACTCCTATAAGTGTAACTGTTGACGATAAAGGAAAACAAAGCCAGGAGGTGGTTTTCCCCTGGGCAATGGTAAACTACGGGACAAAAACATCTAAAGTACAGTTACTTAAAAATGTAATGACCACTTCAACCGCAGAAAAAGTGGTAAGTTCTGTACAGCATTTAGAATATGCTTTTGCCGAAGCTATCAGCAAAGCTATAAATGAAAAAGAGAAAAAAATAGCGGTTATTAAAGGTAATGGTGAGTTACACGACCTTCTTATTGCCGATTTTCTTAAACAGGCCGGAGAAAGCTATTTCATAGGTCCTGTAACACTGGATTCGGTTGCAAAAGACCCAATCAAAACATTAAAGCTTTTAAACGATTTTGACCTTGCCATCATTGCAAAACCTACAAAAGAGTTTACCGAAGAGGAAAAACAGGTATTGGATCAGTTTATAATAAATGGCGGTAAAACGCTGTGGATGATAGATCAGGTACAGGCTGAGATGGATAGCCTGTATAACGAGACCGGCAATACTCTTGCCTTTAACCGAAATCTGAATCTTACCGATATGTTCTTTAAATATGGAGTAAGAGTCAATCCAGATCTTATTAAAGACGAGTTGGCAACTTCAATAAAACTTGCTGTAGGCCAAAGAGGCAGCCAAACAGAATATCAGGACTTCCTTTGGAAACTATCTCCTTTTGTATATCCTGATTCAGAAAACCCTATCGTTAAGAATATGAGTGGTATCCGTTTTGAGTTCGCTAACTCGATAGATACGCTTAAAAATGATATCAAGAAGACTGTTTTACTACACTCATCACCCTATTCTAAAAGACTGGGTATACCTACCCAGATAAGCCTTAGCATGGTTAATGAGAAAACGAATCCTTCTGATTATGAAGGGCAGGGCGATATCCCTGTTTCTGTCCTTTTAGAAGGTAAGTTCCATTCGGTTTACGAGAACAGGGTATTACCGTTTAAAGACTCTTCTTTTAAGCCTGTAGGGGGTGAAAACAAAATGATTATCATATCTGATGGAGACATTATAAAAAACCAGCTGGACAAATCGTATCAGCCGCTTGAGCTTGGTTATGACAAATGGACAAACAGCCTTTATGACAACAAGCCTTTCCTTATGAACTGCGTAAATTATCTGTTAGATGATAACGGACTTATTAACATCCGAAGCAAAGATGTAGACCTTCCGTTACTGGATAAGGAAAAAGTTTATGAACAATATACAACCGCGCAGTTTATAACTGTCGGATTACCAATAATAATTTTGCTTGTATTCGGCTTGCTGTTTACGTTCATCAGAAAAAGGAAGTATTCCCGATAGTGTTAATAAAAAATATTTCACATTCGGTTTGATTACGATATATTTGTGAAACGTAATTTTTACGAAAATCAAAGAATAAAGAAATGAAATTTATAGTATCCAGTTCATATTTACTAAAACAGCTTCAGGTTTTAGGAAGCGTTATCAACAGCAGTAACACACTGCCTATTCTAGATAACTTCCTTTTTGAATTAAACAGCAATGAGCTTACGGTTTCTGCTTCAGACCTTGAAACAACAATGTCTGCTACTCTTGAAATAGATTCAGAGAGTCAGGGTAGCGTTGCCGTGCCTGCAAAACTGTTACTGGAAACCTTAAAAACATTCCCGGAGCAGCCGCTTACTTTTACTGTAGAAGATAACAACACTATAGAAATAAGCTCAAACTCGGGTAAATATGCACTTGCTTATGCAGCAGGTGAAGAATTCCCTAAAGCGGTATCGCTTGAAGATCCTTCTTCTACCCTGGTTCCTGCAGATGTACTTGCAACAGCAGTAAGTAAAACTATTTTTGCTGCCGGTAACGACGATCTTCGTCCGGTAATGTCGGGTGTATTTTTCCAGTTCTCACCGGAGGGACTTACTTTTGTAGCTACCGATGCTCACAAACTGGTTAAATATGCAAGAACTGATGTAAAAGCTTCTCAGGTGGCCGATTTTATCATGCCAAGAAAGCCGCTTAACATACTTAAAGGTATCCTTGCAACATCTGATGCTGAAGTTAAAATTGAGTACAACGATTCTAACGCTACATTCTCTTTTGACAACTACGTATTAACCTGCCGACTAATTGACGGTAAATACCCTAACTACGAAGCGGTTATACCTAAAGAGAATCCTAATAAGCTTTTAATAAACAGGACTTCTTTCTTAAGCTCTGTTCGTCGTGTGGCCATCTTCTCTAACAAGACTACCCACCAAATACGTCTTAAAATTGCAGGTACAGAACTAAACATTTCTGCTGAGGATATTGATTACTCAAACAAAGCAGAAGAAAGACTTACTTGTGATTACCAGGGTGATGATATGCAGATAGGTTTCAATTCGCGTTTCCTTACTGAGATGCTTACTAACCTGCAAAGCGACGAAATTATGCTGGAAATGTCGTTACCAAACCGTGCCGGTATCCTTACCCCTATAGACGGGCTTGATGAAGGAGAAACCGTTACCATGCTGGTAATGCCTGTTATGCTAAACAGCTAATACCTTAGTTTTTAAAACAGTACAAAACTTAATCGTAAACATAGCACGATTAGAGAACTGTTGCCTTAAATAAGCTATTTATCCAACCCTTTTTATATATAAAAACCGCAACACTTAATTGAGTTGCGGTTTTTTTCTTTGCTAATAGTATTAGCAAATTATGAATTTATAAAGTTTATAATATCCTCATTAAATTTCTCCCTATGTGTATAGAAAAGCCCGTGAGGAGCATCATCATATATTATATATTGACTGTGAGGCACGTATTTGGCGGTTTCTTCGGCAGAACCATCAATAGGTACCGTTTCATCGGCCTTACCGTGAATTATAAGTAAAGGGATTTTTATCTTAGGTAAATCTCTCCTGAAATCGGTTGTAGACCATGCCTGCATTGATTTGATGGTTGCATATCCGGCAGAGTTCATTGCCATATTAAGGGTATGCTGTAAATGGTCGTCACTAACAGGATGGCTAAACAAATGAACCCCAAAGAAGGTTTTACCAAAACCTGCCAGAAAATGTGCCCTGTCCTGCTCTAACTGATCATGAATAGCATCAAACGTACTTTGATTCACTCCTGTAGGATTATCATCCGTAAGCAATAAATAAGGCGTTACAGCGCTTATAAGAGCTGCTTTTGTAACTCTTCCGTCCTCATTGTATTTAGAAAGGTAACGGGCTACTTCTCCGCCTCCCATTGAAAAACCTACAAGGGTCACATCGTTAAGCTCAAGTTCTTCTATAAGTGCTTTAAGATCGGAAGCAAAGGTATCGTAGTCATAACCTTCCCAAGGGCGTGAAGACATTCCGAATCCTCTCCTGTCGTAAGCTATAACTCTAATATTATGTTTAGGAAGCTCGTTAAGCTGGTATTCCCACATGGCATGATTAAGCGGCCAACCGTGAATTAAAACTACCGGTTTGCCCCTACCGATATCCTGATAAAATATCTTTACTTCTTCTGAACTTCCGGATAAACTAACAGAATTTGTTGTAATAAATGGCATAACTTTTTATTGTTTTGAATTAATAATAGCATAAAGTTACTAAGCCAAAAATCAGCATTTACCTCATTAAGAAATATTTAGCTGTTAATAAAAGTTAAACCAGGTGCTGTTTATATAACACCCATTTTTTCCATAAGGAAAGTCGCACTTTTGTTTTTACAAATACCTTCCCTAAGTGTATAATCAAAATAAAGGTCGTTATTAATAATCTGTGCTTCAAAACAATTATTACTCAAATCTTCCGGATATTTAAAAGTGGTATTACAAACTTCAACATCGTGGGTTGCAATAGCGCCAATAGCCTTTCGGGCAACCATTTTCTTAACCACTTCAATAGTTCCCGTACGCTTATCGTCAGAGTTCGTACCACGAAGTATTTCATCCAATAACACAAATGCCTTTTCCTGTTCCAGACTGTCCATAATCTGTTTTAAACGCTTTATTTCAGCATAGAAGTACGATTCACTGTCAGATAATGAATCGGAAAGTCTCATGGAAACCAACACAGGCATCGGGTGTATATTAGCCTGAGTGGCACAAACAGGAGCCCCAATGCCAGCTAATACCATATTTACTCCTAAACTTCTTAAAAATGTACTTTTACCCGACATGTTAGATCCTGTTAGAATCATAAACTTCGGATTGAAATCAACATCATTGCCTACCCTCGTCTGTGCATTAAGCAACGGATGTGCAACATTAGTAAAGGATATTTTATATTCATTATTAAGCTGCGGGAATACAAAATCGGGGTTATTGTAATACAGATTGGCAATACTGCTTAAGGCTTCGGCCTCAGCAATTACCTCAAGCCATTCTGAAACTGCCTCTGCATGCTGTTTTTTCCATTTTAAAAGCGAATTAAGCGTATGCAGATGAAATAGGAAACCTCCGTTAAAAGCAATCATCACAAAGAGGTTATTAACCGTATCCATTCTTGAAAAAAGTTCAGAAAGTACTTTAATCTGCTCTCCTGCCTTATGGTTATTCAGTAAAAGCTTTTTTTGCAGTTGTTGTAACTTTTCACTTTTAAAAGTTTCGTTCTCTATCTGTTCAATTATAAGGCTGTAGTTATAAATAATCTCATGAAGCTCTGTAGTATCGGCTATTTCTGCTTTAATTAATTTAAATCGGGATGAAACAAAACCCAGATTAAAGATAAAAAGATAGCCTGCATAGGTGAGCAGTTTCTCTTCCCTAACAAATATGTACCCTAATAAGCAGGCTGCTAATAATATTGGCAATACATAAGCCAGTACCATTGTCCATTTCGGAATTTCATACAGCCCTTTTTTACTCCAGTCGGTAAGCTTTTTATATAGAATATTGCTATCCTTATTAACCTTCCCCAAGGCCCTTATTTCCTGCCTCCACTCGGCCTTATCGGCAAGCTCTTTTATGGCTTCCTGATTTTGAAGTATTTCCTGCTGTGGCAGGACTTTTAAAAGCATAGAGGCTAGTTTTACTTTACCTCTATAGGTTTCCGTACGGTTAATATTATGAAACAATGACTTGTTGCCAAACATATCCAGATCGTAGGAATAGGTATGATGAAAATCTACAAACTCACCTCCGTCAGGAAACGGAATTGCCTCACGTTTTAAATAGGCTATTTCATTCTTATTGATTTCTACCAATGCAATTGCCCTGGTTTTTGCTTTAGCTACCTGCGAGTGCTTTTTCATCAGTACTATAAAAGCAATGGCACAAATAAACATACTGGTAAGGTTAAACAGCATATCCCAACTGTTCTTAATAGCCTGCCAGCCAAAAAACAGAAAGCATACAGCAGCAATAAGCCTTAATAAACTTATAGTGTTATAGCGTTTTTTTAAAAGTTCAAGTTCCTGGGTAAATTGTGAAAGGCGTGATGTATAAAAATCCATTATAGTACGGTTAAGTAGCAAATATAATATAAGGCATAAAAAATCCCGCCAAATGGCGGGATAATATATTATTTTTCCTGTT
Proteins encoded:
- the gldG gene encoding gliding motility-associated ABC transporter substrate-binding protein GldG — its product is MEQTKKHIRKQLLITVVILIALNIAGSYLFKRFDLTQDKRYTLSQATLNLIDQIDEPLYIDVLLDGKFPGEFKRLQTETRQLLEEFKAHNSNIIFQFENPLENEDNMQEDMRMLYSRGLTPISVTVDDKGKQSQEVVFPWAMVNYGTKTSKVQLLKNVMTTSTAEKVVSSVQHLEYAFAEAISKAINEKEKKIAVIKGNGELHDLLIADFLKQAGESYFIGPVTLDSVAKDPIKTLKLLNDFDLAIIAKPTKEFTEEEKQVLDQFIINGGKTLWMIDQVQAEMDSLYNETGNTLAFNRNLNLTDMFFKYGVRVNPDLIKDELATSIKLAVGQRGSQTEYQDFLWKLSPFVYPDSENPIVKNMSGIRFEFANSIDTLKNDIKKTVLLHSSPYSKRLGIPTQISLSMVNEKTNPSDYEGQGDIPVSVLLEGKFHSVYENRVLPFKDSSFKPVGGENKMIIISDGDIIKNQLDKSYQPLELGYDKWTNSLYDNKPFLMNCVNYLLDDNGLINIRSKDVDLPLLDKEKVYEQYTTAQFITVGLPIIILLVFGLLFTFIRKRKYSR
- the dnaN gene encoding DNA polymerase III subunit beta, whose amino-acid sequence is MKFIVSSSYLLKQLQVLGSVINSSNTLPILDNFLFELNSNELTVSASDLETTMSATLEIDSESQGSVAVPAKLLLETLKTFPEQPLTFTVEDNNTIEISSNSGKYALAYAAGEEFPKAVSLEDPSSTLVPADVLATAVSKTIFAAGNDDLRPVMSGVFFQFSPEGLTFVATDAHKLVKYARTDVKASQVADFIMPRKPLNILKGILATSDAEVKIEYNDSNATFSFDNYVLTCRLIDGKYPNYEAVIPKENPNKLLINRTSFLSSVRRVAIFSNKTTHQIRLKIAGTELNISAEDIDYSNKAEERLTCDYQGDDMQIGFNSRFLTEMLTNLQSDEIMLEMSLPNRAGILTPIDGLDEGETVTMLVMPVMLNS
- a CDS encoding alpha/beta fold hydrolase: MPFITTNSVSLSGSSEEVKIFYQDIGRGKPVVLIHGWPLNHAMWEYQLNELPKHNIRVIAYDRRGFGMSSRPWEGYDYDTFASDLKALIEELELNDVTLVGFSMGGGEVARYLSKYNEDGRVTKAALISAVTPYLLLTDDNPTGVNQSTFDAIHDQLEQDRAHFLAGFGKTFFGVHLFSHPVSDDHLQHTLNMAMNSAGYATIKSMQAWSTTDFRRDLPKIKIPLLIIHGKADETVPIDGSAEETAKYVPHSQYIIYDDAPHGLFYTHREKFNEDIINFINS
- a CDS encoding MutS-related protein codes for the protein MDFYTSRLSQFTQELELLKKRYNTISLLRLIAAVCFLFFGWQAIKNSWDMLFNLTSMFICAIAFIVLMKKHSQVAKAKTRAIALVEINKNEIAYLKREAIPFPDGGEFVDFHHTYSYDLDMFGNKSLFHNINRTETYRGKVKLASMLLKVLPQQEILQNQEAIKELADKAEWRQEIRALGKVNKDSNILYKKLTDWSKKGLYEIPKWTMVLAYVLPILLAACLLGYIFVREEKLLTYAGYLFIFNLGFVSSRFKLIKAEIADTTELHEIIYNYSLIIEQIENETFKSEKLQQLQKKLLLNNHKAGEQIKVLSELFSRMDTVNNLFVMIAFNGGFLFHLHTLNSLLKWKKQHAEAVSEWLEVIAEAEALSSIANLYYNNPDFVFPQLNNEYKISFTNVAHPLLNAQTRVGNDVDFNPKFMILTGSNMSGKSTFLRSLGVNMVLAGIGAPVCATQANIHPMPVLVSMRLSDSLSDSESYFYAEIKRLKQIMDSLEQEKAFVLLDEILRGTNSDDKRTGTIEVVKKMVARKAIGAIATHDVEVCNTTFKYPEDLSNNCFEAQIINNDLYFDYTLREGICKNKSATFLMEKMGVI